A stretch of the Physeter macrocephalus isolate SW-GA unplaced genomic scaffold, ASM283717v5 random_568, whole genome shotgun sequence genome encodes the following:
- the TRIM7 gene encoding E3 ubiquitin-protein ligase TRIM7 isoform X5, which yields MAAVGPRTGPGAGAEALALAVELQGEATCSICLELFREPVSVECGHSFCRACIARCWERPGAGATAASHKLPCPLPCPQCREPARPGQLRPNRQLAAVATLLRRFSLPAGAQGERGPPEAVAAGCAQHREPLKLYCQDDGRAICVVCDRAREHRAHAVLPLDEAVQEAKELLESRLKVLKKDLEDYEAFRSTEEKESKELLVLDYEHVLPLQLLNRKSAF from the exons ATGGCGGCCGTGGGGCCGCGGACTGGCCCGGGCGCCGGGGCCGAGGCGCTGGCGCTGGCGGTAGAGCTGCAGGGCGAGGCGACCTGCTCCATCTGCCTGGAGCTCTTCCGGGAGCCTGTGTCCGTCGAGTGCGGCCACAGCTTCTGCCGCGCCTGCATCGCGCGCTGCTGGGAGCGTCCGGGCGCCGGGGCCACCGCCGCGTCCCACAAGTTGCCCTGCCCGCTGCCCTGCCCCCAGTGTCGCGAGCCCGCGCGCCCGGGCCAGCTGCGGCCCAACCGGCAGCTGGCCGCGGTGGCCACACTGCTGCGGCGCTTCAGCCTGCCAGCGGGCGCGCAGGGGGAACGCGGGCCTCCGGAGGCGGTGGCGGCCGGGTGCGCGCAGCACCGCGAACCGCTCAAGCTCTACTGCCAGGACGATGGACGTGCCATTTGCGTGGTGTGCGACCGCGCCCGCGAGCACCGCGCTCACGCCGTGTTACCCCTGGACGAGGCGGTGCAGGAGGCCAAG GAGCTCCTAGAGTCCAGGCTGAAGGTCTTGAAGAAGGATCTGGAGGATTATGAGGCATTTCGTTCCACCGAAGAGAAGGAGAGCAAGGAGCTCCTG GTTTTGGATTATGAACATGTGTTGCCTTTACAA
- the TRIM7 gene encoding E3 ubiquitin-protein ligase TRIM7 isoform X4, with amino-acid sequence MAAVGPRTGPGAGAEALALAVELQGEATCSICLELFREPVSVECGHSFCRACIARCWERPGAGATAASHKLPCPLPCPQCREPARPGQLRPNRQLAAVATLLRRFSLPAGAQGERGPPEAVAAGCAQHREPLKLYCQDDGRAICVVCDRAREHRAHAVLPLDEAVQEAKELLESRLKVLKKDLEDYEAFRSTEEKESKELLRASLVAQWLRVRLPMQRNRVRAPVWEDPTCRGAAGPVGHGR; translated from the exons ATGGCGGCCGTGGGGCCGCGGACTGGCCCGGGCGCCGGGGCCGAGGCGCTGGCGCTGGCGGTAGAGCTGCAGGGCGAGGCGACCTGCTCCATCTGCCTGGAGCTCTTCCGGGAGCCTGTGTCCGTCGAGTGCGGCCACAGCTTCTGCCGCGCCTGCATCGCGCGCTGCTGGGAGCGTCCGGGCGCCGGGGCCACCGCCGCGTCCCACAAGTTGCCCTGCCCGCTGCCCTGCCCCCAGTGTCGCGAGCCCGCGCGCCCGGGCCAGCTGCGGCCCAACCGGCAGCTGGCCGCGGTGGCCACACTGCTGCGGCGCTTCAGCCTGCCAGCGGGCGCGCAGGGGGAACGCGGGCCTCCGGAGGCGGTGGCGGCCGGGTGCGCGCAGCACCGCGAACCGCTCAAGCTCTACTGCCAGGACGATGGACGTGCCATTTGCGTGGTGTGCGACCGCGCCCGCGAGCACCGCGCTCACGCCGTGTTACCCCTGGACGAGGCGGTGCAGGAGGCCAAG GAGCTCCTAGAGTCCAGGCTGAAGGTCTTGAAGAAGGATCTGGAGGATTATGAGGCATTTCGTTCCACCGAAGAGAAGGAGAGCAAGGAGCTCCTG agggcttccctggtggcgcagtggttgcgcgtccgtctgccgatgcagaggaaccgggttcgcgccccggtctgggaggatcccacatgccgcggagcggctgggcccgtgggccatggccgctga